In the Wyeomyia smithii strain HCP4-BCI-WySm-NY-G18 chromosome 2, ASM2978416v1, whole genome shotgun sequence genome, one interval contains:
- the LOC129720362 gene encoding uncharacterized protein LOC129720362 — protein MEELQKAEQLLIRETQWQCFPEEMMILNLNRMSSTKQQVPLEKDSKLYQLCPILDENGVLRSDGRIEAAPNAEMELKFPIILPRVHTFTSLLLDEYHRKYLHGNSETIVNEIRQRYHTTRLRVEVNSAAKACQWCRVYKATPKVPGMAPLPLARMASFVGPFTHVGLDFFGPLSVKIGRRNEKRWVALFTCLTIRAVHLEIAHNLTTDSCVKCIRRFICRRGSPSEFYSDNGTNFRGAAKLLREQYEQLAVTFTGTSTKWIFSPPSAPHMGGAWERMVRSVKAAVEMACNNNRKLNDESLETFMVEAEAIVNSRPLTYLPIAAEEYEALTPNHFLLGNSNGVRQPIAEATPLAETLRSSWMQI, from the coding sequence ATGGAAGAGCTACAGAAGGCCGAACAACTACTTATTCGGGAAACGCAGTGGCAATGCTTCCCGGAAGAAATGATGATATTGAACCTTAATCGTATGAGTTCAACAAAACAGCAGGTACCTTTGGAAAAGGACAGCAAACTGTACCAGCTTTGTCCCATTCTTGATGAGAACGGCGTTCTTCGCAGTGATGGCAGAATCGAAGCAGCACCAAATGCGGAAATGGAATTGAAATTCCCAATCATTCTCCCAAGGGTACATACCTTTACCTCTCTGTTGCTGGACGAATATCACCGTAAATACTTGCACGGCAACTCTGAGACTATAGTTAATGAGATTCGTCAACGGTATCACACCACAAGGCTTAGGGTAGAAGTCAACAGCGCCGCAAAAGCGTGTCAATGGTGCCGAGTCTATAAGGCAACACCGAAGGTGCCGGGTATGGCCCCGCTACCGCTTGCAAGAATGGCATCATTTGTAGGACCATTCACACATGTAGGTCTGGACTTCTTTGGACCCCTGTCGGTGAAAATTGGCAGACGTAATGAAAAACGATGGGTAGCATTGTTCACGTGCCTAACAATACGGGCAGTGCACTTAGAGATAGCCCACAACTTGACAACTGACTCCTGCGTAAAATGTATTCGGCGTTTTATTTGCCGCCGGGGTTCCCCGTCTGAGTTTTACTCAGACAATGGTACAAACTTTAGGGGAGCCGCCAAACTTCTTCGAGAGCAGTATGAACAGCTAGCCGTAACATTCACAGGCACATCAACCAAATGGATTTTTAGTCCTCCCAGCGCCCCGCACATGGGTGGTGCGTGGGAGCGCATGGTACGCTCTGTTAAAGCTGCTGTTGAGATGGCGTGTAACAACAACCGCAAACTGAATGACGAGTCGCTGGAAACCTTTATGGTAGAAGCCGAGGCAATCGTTAACAGCCGGCCTCTGACGTACTTACCGATTGCAGCAGAGGAGTACGAGGCCCTCACACCAAACCATTTCCTTTTGGGAAACTCAAACGGTGTTCGTCAACCTATAGCAGAAGCAACACCACTAGCGGAAACTTTGCGATCATCCTGGATGCAAATATAA